A stretch of DNA from Cellulomonas fengjieae:
GGGGCACCCTGCACGGCTCGCACGCGACGAACGCCGAGGTCCACGCGGGGATGCTCTGGGCGGCCCACGACGCCGCGGCTCCCGGTGCCCGGTTCGTCGTCCTCACGCACGAGGTCAAGGTGATGGAGCGCTGCCTGCGGGACGCCGACGCCCTGTGGCGGGTCCGCTCGACGACCCGCGTGTTCGCCAAGGGCCACCACCCGCGCATCTACGTCCTCGACCGCACCTGACCGCAGCCTGCCGACCGCCGGCCTAGACCATGAAGTGGTAGAGGTAGCGGAACGGCGCCGACAGCGTGCGGCCGATGACGCGCCACCCCGAGACCTGCTCGGCGCGCGCGTCGACGATCGTGGCGACGACCCAGCACACGATGCCCAGCGTGAGGCAGACCCCGGCCGACGCCGACGCCCACCCGGCCGGCTCGTCGAAGAAGCCCCAGATCGCGACCGGCGCGGCGAGCACCGCGAAGCCCAGGCCCGCCAGCCCCCACCGCGCGGCGCGCTCGTCGTGCTTCTTCTTCCTCTTCCTGCTCATGACCCTCCGTCGTCCGGTGCCGCCGCGAAGTCGTGTTCACTTGGCGGGTGACCGACGCATCCTCCCGCCTCCCCCGTGTCCGCGCCTCGGAACTTGCCGGGCGTGGCTGGCTGAACACCGGGGGCAAGACCCTCACGCTCGCGGACCTGCGCGGCAAGATCGTCATCCTCGACTTCTGGACGTTCTGCTGCATCAACTGCCTGCACGTCCTGGACGAGCTGCGCGAGCTCGAGGAGCAGCACCGCGACGTCCTGGTCATCGTCGGCGTGCACTCCCCGAAGTTCGTGCACGAGGCCGACCCGGTGGCGCTGGCGGCCGCCGTCGAGCGGTACGAGGTGCACCACCCGGTGCTCGACGACCCCCAGCTGGTCACGTGGTCGGCGTACACGGCACGCGCGTGGCCGACGCTGGTCGTCATCGACCCCGAGGGCTACGTGGTGGCGCAGATGGCCGGCGAGGGCCACCAGCGCAACGTCGAGATCCTGGTCGGCGAGCTGGTCGCGGAGCACGAGGCCAAGGGCACGCTGCACCGCGGCGACGGACCGTACGTCCCGCCCGCGCCGCGCGAGGGCACGCTCCGGTTCCCCGCCAAGGCGGTCGCCCTGCCGGACGGCCACCTGCTGGTCGCGGACGCCGGGCACCACGGGCTGGCCGAGCTCGAGGCCGACGGAGAGACCCTGGTGCGGCGCATCGGCTCGGGCGAGCGCGGGCTGGTCGACGGGGGTCCCGACGAGGCACGGTTCAGCGAGCCCAACGGGTTGTGCCTGGTCCCCGACGAGCTGCGCCCCGTGCTCGGGTACGACGTGCTCGTCGCCGACACGGTCAACCACGCGCTGCGTGGCGTCCGGCTCGCCGACGGCACGGTGACCACCGTGGCCGGCACCGGCGAGCAGTACATGGTCGGCGCCTCGGACAACGTCCGCGCCGACCCCGCGCACGGACCGGTGTCCCCGGCGCGGCGCCAGAAGCTGTCCTCCCCGTGGGACGTCACCTGGTCGCAGCCGCTGGGCGCCTTCGTCGTGGCCATGGCCGGCAACCACACGCTGTGGGTGTTCGACGCGGTGCAGGGCTCGATCCAGCTGCTCGGCGGCACCATGAACGAGGGGCTGCTCGACGGACCGCTCGACGACGCCTGGTTCGCGCAGCCGTCCGGCCTCGCGGTCGCGGCCGACGAGACGATCTGGCTGGCCGACTCCGAGACGTCGGCGCTGCGTCGGGTGGACCCCGTGGACCGCACCGTGCACACCGTCGTCGGTGAGGGGCTGTTCGACTTCGGCCACCGCGACGGGGCCGCCGACCAGGCTCGCCTGCAGCACCCCCTCGGGGTCGCCGTCCTGCCCGACGGCTCGGTGGTGGTCGCCGACACGTACAACGGTGCCGTCCGCCGGTACGCCGACGGCGAGGTGAGCACCCTCGCCACCGGCCTGGCCGAGCCGAGCGGGATCGTCGTGCTCGACGGGCCCACGCTGCTGGTGGTGGAGTCGGCCGCCCACCGGCTCACCCGGATCGCGCTGCCCGCGACCCTGGTGGGCGAGATCCTCGACTCCGGAAGCCACCGCACCCAGCGCCCGGTGACCGAGCTGTCGCCCGGCACGGTCCGGCTCGACGTGGTCTTCACCCCGGCGGCGGGACAGAAGTACGACGACCGGTACGGCCCGTCGACCCGCCTGCAGGTCTCCTCGACCCCTCCCGGGCTGCTGCTGGAGGGCGCCGGCGACGACGTGCCCCTCGACCGCGTGCTGCGCCTCGACCCCTCGGTCCCGGAGGGCGTCCTGCACGTGACCGCGCACGCGGCCAGCTGCGATGCCGACCCCGCCATCGAGTACCCGGCCTGCCACCTCAACGCCCAGGACTGGGGCGTGCCGGTCCGGCTGGTCGAGGGCGCACCGGCCACGCTGACCCTGCCGCTGCACGGCTGAGGGGCGCCGAACGGGGGCTCAGCGCGCCCCGAGGACCGCCACGGCGGCGAGCGCGTCGAGCGAGGTGGCGACGATCTCCCCCGTGGCGGCCGTCGCGGACATGCCGACCTCCACCTGCCACAGCCCGTGGATGACGACGGCCGTCGACGACTCGACGCCCAGCTCGGCGGGGCTGCCCCCGCGCGCGACGGCGGCGGGCGGGTCGTCGGCGCTGCGCCGGGTGAGCACGGCCCACGCCGAACCGCCCAGCGTCTCCGTGGCCGCGGCCGCGAACGCGCACAGGCGTGGGACGACACCGGACTGCGCGGCCACGATCGCGGCGGTACCGGCGACGAGCACCCGTTCCGCGGTCACCGCGGGGTCGGCCGCAGCCGGCGCCGCCGCGCGCAGCGTGCGCGCCCGGGCCCGCTTGGCCTTGTACTGCGCGGTGTCGGCCTGGCGGAACAGGTGCCGCGCGGACACCGACCCCGTGACCGCGGTGGAAGCGATCCCGTAGGAGATGGCGGCGCCGTGGGGCAGGGGGAACTCGGCGATGGTCGCGGCCATGACCTCCGCCACCTCGGCGCGCCGACGGCCGACGGTGACCAGGCAGAACTCGTCGCCGCCGATGCGTGCCGCGGTCGACCCCGGCAGCGCGGCCGACGCCCGGCTCAGGACGTCCGCGACCGAGCGCAGCAGGTCGTCGCCGGTGTCGTGGCCGAGCTCGTCGTTGACCCGCTTGAGGCCGTCGACGTCGCACATGACGATGCAGGTCTCGTAGCCGGAGTCGAGCGCGGCCTCCGCCTCGGCGTCGGCGATGCGGCGGTTGGCCAGGCCCGTCAGGGGGTCGTCCGCGACGAGGTGGCGGACCTGCGCCTCGAGGTCCACACGCGCGATCGCACCGGCGGCGAGCGCCGCGAGCACCTCCGCGCGCGCGACGTCGTCGATCCGGAACGGCGGACCGGGGCGTGAGCGGACGGCATGGATCTGCCCCCAGACGCTGCCGTTGACCACCACCGGCGAGGCCAGCGCACTGACGGAGTCCAGCTCGCGCAGGGTCTCGACCTCCACCGGGTCGCCCGCGTCGGGGTCCCCCGGCGCCGTCGGCTCGTCGTGGACGGTGCGGGCGTGCGCCACCCAGCTGGCGCGGTCGCGGATCAGGGTCCGCAGGGCGGGCCGGTCGTCCGCACGATAGGACGCGCGGACCAGCCACACCACGCGCGGATCGACCGGCGCCGGCTCGATCACGACGGTGCGCAGCGTGTCCTGCTGGATGCGGCCGAACGTGACGTGCCGTGCGCCCAGGACCTCGAGCGCGACCGAGGCGGCGACCTGCGCGACCTCGTCGATCGAGCGGCAGCGGTCCAGGCGGTGGGCTGCCATGGCGAGCGCGCGCACGCCGAGGGTGGCCGCGGCGGACCTGCTGTCCGCGCGCGCACCCTCGGCTGCCGTGCCGCGACGCGTCACGGTGCCATCATCGACCCTCGGTCCGTCCTGGAGCGACGCAGACGGATGAGAGGTGCGTGAGATCACCCGTCTGGGTTGGGGCAACCGGGCGTCCGCCGGCGCACTCGGGTGTATCGGCATCATCGGACGTGCGCGGCGCCGAGCTCGGCGAACACGTCCGCGTTGAGGCGGAACGCGTAGCGCGCCTCCTCGACCACGGCCACGCGCTGCTCGTCGTCGAGGGGGATGGCGTCCAGACGCTCGCGGTAGACGTCCTTGAACGGCTTGAGCTTGTGGATCTGCGGGAAGTCGTAGAACGAGATGCCGTCCGACGTGAAGCCGTAGTGGCGCTGCAGCATGCGCTTGATGATCTGTCCGCCGGACAGGTCACCGAGGTAGCGGGTGTACGCGTGGGCGGCGTACCGGGGCAGCGAGTCCCCGGTCTGCACGAGCCGGTCGACGTAGACCTGCGTGGCGGGCAGGACCCGGATCCGCGTCCGCCAGCCGGGGCCGTACAGGTGCGCGAGGTCCTGCTCGATGGCGGGCACCCGCGTGAGCTCGGCGAAGACCAGGCCGCCGTCGTCCTCGAGCCGGGCGCCGGCAGCCTCGAGCGCGGTGTAGACCGCCAGCTGCTGGGCCGCCAGGTCGGCGTACGCGGCACGGTCCAGGCCGCCGCTCATGAGCTGCTCGACGAACCCGGAGCTCTCGGCCGTCTCGTGCTCGCCGCGCGTCCCCTCCCGCAGAGCGACGGAGAGCGGGACGACCTGCGGAACGGCGATGGCGGTCACGGGACTCCCTGGGTGCTGACGAGATGTCACGAAACCATAGCGGAGGTTAGGTGCGCCTACCCTGCGGTGCGGACGGGGGCGTCAGGCGCTGGCGCGGATGGTGCCGACCACGCGCACCCGCACGTCCACCCCGTCGACGGCCCCGGGCAGGTCCGGGCCGGGTTCGTGGGACATGTTCACCTGGAGCTGGTACCCGTCGGC
This window harbors:
- a CDS encoding NHL domain-containing thioredoxin family protein codes for the protein MTDASSRLPRVRASELAGRGWLNTGGKTLTLADLRGKIVILDFWTFCCINCLHVLDELRELEEQHRDVLVIVGVHSPKFVHEADPVALAAAVERYEVHHPVLDDPQLVTWSAYTARAWPTLVVIDPEGYVVAQMAGEGHQRNVEILVGELVAEHEAKGTLHRGDGPYVPPAPREGTLRFPAKAVALPDGHLLVADAGHHGLAELEADGETLVRRIGSGERGLVDGGPDEARFSEPNGLCLVPDELRPVLGYDVLVADTVNHALRGVRLADGTVTTVAGTGEQYMVGASDNVRADPAHGPVSPARRQKLSSPWDVTWSQPLGAFVVAMAGNHTLWVFDAVQGSIQLLGGTMNEGLLDGPLDDAWFAQPSGLAVAADETIWLADSETSALRRVDPVDRTVHTVVGEGLFDFGHRDGAADQARLQHPLGVAVLPDGSVVVADTYNGAVRRYADGEVSTLATGLAEPSGIVVLDGPTLLVVESAAHRLTRIALPATLVGEILDSGSHRTQRPVTELSPGTVRLDVVFTPAAGQKYDDRYGPSTRLQVSSTPPGLLLEGAGDDVPLDRVLRLDPSVPEGVLHVTAHAASCDADPAIEYPACHLNAQDWGVPVRLVEGAPATLTLPLHG
- a CDS encoding GGDEF domain-containing protein codes for the protein MTRRGTAAEGARADSRSAAATLGVRALAMAAHRLDRCRSIDEVAQVAASVALEVLGARHVTFGRIQQDTLRTVVIEPAPVDPRVVWLVRASYRADDRPALRTLIRDRASWVAHARTVHDEPTAPGDPDAGDPVEVETLRELDSVSALASPVVVNGSVWGQIHAVRSRPGPPFRIDDVARAEVLAALAAGAIARVDLEAQVRHLVADDPLTGLANRRIADAEAEAALDSGYETCIVMCDVDGLKRVNDELGHDTGDDLLRSVADVLSRASAALPGSTAARIGGDEFCLVTVGRRRAEVAEVMAATIAEFPLPHGAAISYGIASTAVTGSVSARHLFRQADTAQYKAKRARARTLRAAAPAAADPAVTAERVLVAGTAAIVAAQSGVVPRLCAFAAAATETLGGSAWAVLTRRSADDPPAAVARGGSPAELGVESSTAVVIHGLWQVEVGMSATAATGEIVATSLDALAAVAVLGAR
- a CDS encoding biliverdin-producing heme oxygenase codes for the protein MTAIAVPQVVPLSVALREGTRGEHETAESSGFVEQLMSGGLDRAAYADLAAQQLAVYTALEAAGARLEDDGGLVFAELTRVPAIEQDLAHLYGPGWRTRIRVLPATQVYVDRLVQTGDSLPRYAAHAYTRYLGDLSGGQIIKRMLQRHYGFTSDGISFYDFPQIHKLKPFKDVYRERLDAIPLDDEQRVAVVEEARYAFRLNADVFAELGAAHVR